GGCGCGGGATGGCCAGACCGCGGGATGGCGACCTTTTACAAATTCTGAACACTTTATGTCAGCCAAGTCTGCATGTCCTTGGATCGGCGCGCTTACGTGAGCCAATCGCCAGCCCGATGGGGCGGTCTGGCGATCGCGCGGCGGCGCTACGCGCCTTGATTCCGCGCGAGGGTGTTCAATGGCAGCTAAGTCCCACAAACCCAACAAACAACCCCTTCCACGAAAACAAAAGGGGCCTCCCTTAGGAAGCCCCCGAATTTGCGTGTCACTTCGGCGTCAGCTTACTCGCCAAGAGCACCTGCCACATCAATGCTCACGCCCGGCCCCATGGTCGAGCTCAGCGCGATCTTTTTCATATAGGCCCCTTTGGCGCCAGATGGCTTTGCTTTTTGCACGGCCTCAACAAAGGCACGCACGTTTTCAACCAGCTTGCCTTCGTCAAACGACGCCTTGCCAATCCCGGCATGCACAACGCCAGCTTTTTCGGCTTTGAACTGTACTTCGCCGCCCTTGGCCGCTTTCACGGCATCGGCCACATCCATGGTCACCGTGCCCACTTTGGGGTTCGGCATCAGGTTGCGCGGGCCAAGCACCTTACCCAGACGACCCACGATGGGCATCATGTCTGGTGTGGCAATGCAGCGATCAAACTCGATCGTGCCGCCTTGCACTGTCTCCATCAGGTCCTCGGCACCCACGATGTCTGCACCAGCGGCCTGTGCCTCTTCGGCCTTGGGGCCACGAGCGAAAACCGCCACGCGCACGTCTTTGCCTGTGCCATTGGGAAGGCCAACCACACCGCGCACCATTTGATCCGCGTGACGTGGGTCAACCCCAAGGTTCACAGCAATCTCGACGGTTTCGTCGAACTTTGCATTGGCATTGCCTTTGACCAGCGCCACCGCCTCTTCGATGGTGACGTTCTCTTTGCCCGCGAACGCCTCGCGCGCCGCTTTTGTGCGTTTTCCAAGCTTTGCCATCTTACTTCACCTCAATGCCCATGGAGCGTGCAGAACCGGCAATGATCTTCATCGCGGCTTCGACGTCATTTGCGTTCAGGTCTTTCCACTTGGCTTCCGCAATTTCTCGCAGCTGCTTGGCCGAGACCGAGGCGACAGTTTCACGACCGGGCGTGTTTGCACCGGATTTCAACTTGGCCGCTTTTTTCAGGTAGTAAGACGCAGGTGGCGTCTTGATGTCCATTTCAAAGGACTTGTCCTGATAATAGGTGATCACGGTGGGGCACGGCGCACCGGGCTCCATGTCCTGCGTCTTGGCGTTGAACGCCTTGCAGAATTCCATGATATTGATGCCGCGCTGACCCAACGCCGGACCAACCGGCGGGGATGGGTTCGCTTGCCCGGCAGGCACCTGAAGCTTCATGGTGCCAGCAAGTTTCTTGGCCATGGGCCATCTCCTTTTCAAACAGCCTCGGGACGCGCCCCTTAGCCTATGTTGATGTGGTCTGGTCCGTGCATCGCGATGCCCTCGCCTCCCACATGGGGGTCTTTCTTCAAAGACTGACGCGCGCACTACACGGCGCACGCGTCTTTGACAAGACCGTTTGACCAAAAGTCATGGAAAGCCTAACCGTTCCAGAGCGCAGTCTCAGGGTGGAACTGTGACCAAGCAAACCAAAAGGCTTGATGACTGCCAAGGTCAGCGCCATTCGCATCAACCGCCTTGATCCCACCGCCATCAAGCGTCAGGTGCACATTCTCCACGGTTATGTCCTGGCCACCCTGAAGCGCCACCATCGCCTTGCTGCGCTGGAACGCCACGGGCTTACCGGAAGCGGTGACAATGCCGATGACATCCTCATGCACCGGCAGGCGTGGGTCGACATCGCCTACCGGGAAAATCGGGCCATTGGCATCGCGTCCATTGCGGAAATCAAAATCCCGGCCAAGGGCAAGCTCTTCTACCAACACGGTTGTCTCTGGATGTGCTTTTTTCCATGTGCCCCAGTCAGAGGTCACGACACCTGCTTGTTCCAATTTCACACCCTTTTTGGCCAAGGGCCCTGTCACAGCGTGGCCAAGAAACGTGTCAAACACCGAATGCGTACGCACGTCATACATCACCTTGTTGGATCGGATCAAAAGCCCCGACGTGCGAAGGATCGGACGTTCCACACCATCCGGAACCTCGTCTGTGAAATAAGCCTGCGCGGCACCGCAAAGCGTGCAATAGGGAATCCCAAGATCACGCCCGCCCAGCGTATCATTCACCATCTCGCGCACTTCCATGATCCGACGCGGATAGGCGCGTGCCTCGCCATTCACAACCACGCCAAAAACAATATCGCTGTCCTTGAGCCAGGTGGCCTCTGCCGCGCTGCTGATCTCCGGGTTATCCGCGGCCGGAATGCAGTTGCACTGCTCATCGGTGGCGTCATAGGCGCGGTCATCAATCAGCACGCCGCCCCAGGACACCATCCGCCAGTCAATATCGCCTTCGACAAAAATCTTGTCCCAGCCGGGAATAATCCCAGTGAAAATGGCCCGTTTTGCACTCAGGTAATTCGGCGGCGCAGGCACATCCCACGCAATCAGGTGATCGGTGATAACGCCCCAATGGTTTTCAGTGGGCATATCAATTTCAAGCAATGTCGCTGCTGCATTTGCAAGCTGCACATTGAGCGCTTGTCCGGGGGCAAAGCGCATCAGGTCGCTGATGGGCCAGGCAAGGCGCGGGTCTTTTGAAGCAGCCAACGTGCGCAAGGCCACTTCCTGATCCGTGCCCCATGTCGACCCTTCGATACTGTCGACAAACGCCATCTTCGCGGCGGCCTTCAGGTCCGCCGACAAGTCACCATCCGGAATGGCAGGCGGCTGACCAAATTGCTCAACCCCATAGTCCGGCAGCGCGGCTGGCTGTTCGGCACGCACCGCTGTGGACCAGAGAGCGAAGAGCATCATCAGCGACGCAAGGATCAAGAGACGCGGCGTTGAGCCAAATGCAGTTGCCATCAAAGGACCTTTCATGTGCACATTCCAAGTGCACCCAAAGATGACGGTTCCGGGCAAGATGGCTAATCACGATTGCATCAGCACTTAGTGAACAGGTCCTGAACACACCGTTCACGAACATTCGCCGAACTGTGCAACACCGTGCGTCCGCCTTCTGCGGCAAGCTCAAATTTTGGGAACCTGTTGCACACACCGTAGAGCAGACGCCACGGTGCATTAATCTACAAGCTTTACCGATATCGCACCGACGCAATACCGACATGATACCGATGCAATACCGAAGCTCAAATCCCCGCAAATTTAGGGCGTTAACCTTTGAGTCGCCAAACATGCAGGAGTCACCATTAGAGTGGAGCAAAAAGAAAACCCCGGCCAAAAGCCAGGGTTCCAATTTTCGTCCAGAACTGAGAGCTAATCCTCGGGTCAGGTTTGCTTCGTCACCTGCGTGTATTCCAATTCTACCGGCGTCTCACGACCAAAGATCGAGACCGTCACCTTGAGGCGCTGATTGTCCTCGTCGACTTCCTCGACCATGCCATCGAAATCCTCGAACGGACCATCGTTGACCTTGACCTTCTCACCAACCTCAAAGCTGATCAGAAGCTTCGGCGCCTCGGCCCCCTCTTCCACACGGCCCAGGATCCCCTGCACTTCCGCATCGCGCATCGGCATCGGACGGCCTTGTGGTCCAAGGAACCCGGTGACTTTGTTGATTGAGTTCACCAGGTGATAGCCCTGGTCCGACATTTCCATATGCACCAGCACGTAGCCCGGCATGAACCGCCGCTCGGTCGTGACCTTCTTGCCGCGCCGCACCTCGATCACCTCTTCGGTCGGCACGAGCACTTCGTCGATCTCGTCCTCAAGGCCCTGATCGGCCACGGATTGACGGATTTGCTCTGCGATTTTCTTCTCGAAATTCGAGAGAACGCTCACTGAGTACCACCGTTTCGCCATGCTGGACCCCACATCTGCTGTTATCGGCACTTGGCCGGAATTCTCTGTTCTTTCAGGCTTTTGGCCCGAACCACCCCGATAAAACAAATCAGCGCGCGGGCTCGAATCGCCGCGCGCTGTATCGGAATGATGGCTGGATTACCGCTCTTCGCCCTTCTTTTCAAGGCCGCAGAAAGGGATTTTTGCGCTTTAGCCGAAGAGCCCCAAAAGCCCCTCAAGTCCGCTGCGGATCAAAAGGTCAACCAAAGCAAAAAATACGGCAGTCAGAGCGGCCATAATAAACACCATGATCGTTGTCAGCAAAACTTCGCGCCGGGTTGGCCAAACAACTTTGGCAACTTCCGCACGAACTTGCTGAATGAACTGAAGCGGGTTGGTGATGGCCATGGGATCCACTGTACAAAAGGGTCGACGTTCAGAGGGACATACGTTGCACTCAAAATGAATTCAAGAGCAGAGAGCCACCCCGGTCCTTCACCGCGGTGGCTCTGTTGCCAATATACCGGGCTAGACGTCCTGAGCCTGTTCAGACAGCCGGTCAAACGGATCGGGCCGATCGTCTTCCTTTTCCAACTCTGCCAGATCCGGCAGGGTCAACCGCTCTGCGATGGCCTCAGGAAGACGCGCCACTTTGGTGTTATACTGCTCGACAAGCTGTGTTGCCTTCGTGAAATACTGTTCTGCTTTTTTCGGTTTGCGCTTCTTGAATCGCAACCACCGTGCCAGAAGAATTTCGGTGAATCGTTCATGCCCAAGAGACAGGTAGGTGATGACAAAGACCATCAGCACGGTCAGCGTCACACCCAGCACCAACCAAGGGCGCAGAAATACAATCAACGCTGCTGTGATCAGCAGAACATGCTTGGGTTTGATTTTACTGGCATGTGCCTTGAGCGTGCTGGCATGGGTCTTGATCACAGGCCAAATGTCACTTTTGAAGCTTTTGAGGCGTTTTAGACGGTCCGTTTGGTCTTTCTTAACCACTTCCGCGATATCTTCCTGCATGATGACATCTTCGGGTGCAGGCTCCAGAACATCGCGCGACAAAAGCTCGACCTCGTCATCAACAATGGTTTCAACAAGGTCTTCTGCGACCTCCATGTCCAGCATTTTGCGACGCGGACGCAAAGCCGGCATACTGGGAACGAGATTGGAAATGTCGAGCTTGGTGAGCTTTGCGTTTTCCGTAGGCTCTGACTCTGCACGAACAGGGTCCGCCTCTGGCGGCGTCAGTTCCGGCAGGCGCTGCTGACGCTCCTCGCGCTTCTGATCAAGCAGCATGGATTTGATCATCGCAGTCATCTGCGGAGAGTTCGGATCTTCAATTGTAGGGGTTTCCATAAGCATTTTACCACGCGACGACCGACGCTTCGCGGCGCGCGGATGCTCCATAGGCATTGACCCTGCGGTATCCGTCATAGCAGCACTACCCTCACCACCCACGGTGTCTTGTTTCACGCCCCCACGTGATTGCCCCACGTCTCGCACGCGAGTCGTCAGACTAAGGCAAGGTATGTCGGGAATTTGGCCATATCATGGCAGCTACCGGGCGGAATTGTGACCATAGCATGCAATTCAAAAGCCTCTGGCAAAGCAGAACGAAGCGCCACAGGGACACATTTCTGCAATTAAGTAGTTGAAAGGATTTAATTTTAAAGTGGCAGGGGCAGCAGGGTTCGAACCCGCGACCTACGGTTTTGGAGACCGTCGCTCTACCAGCTGAGCTATACCCCTAAGGCCAAGGCTCGAATTACGTCACCTACGGCTGGGAATCAAGTCACATTGGCCCGCAATCGGAAATTTACCATTGGCTGCCTCAATCGCGGCCCGATCGTGTCAGATGACCGCGAAAGCCATCATGCCAAGCCCTACAAACCCTGCCGTAAAAATGACGGACCGAATATAAGGAACGCCGGCCACATAGGCCGCAATATATGCCAGCCTTGCCAGAACAAAGAGCATCGCGCCCTGTTCGGCAAGCTCAAGATCAACGCCACCCAAGATCAGCGCAAGCAGGCCAAGAACCACGAAAACCGGCAACGATTCCGAGAAATTCTTAGCGGACTTTAAAGCGCGCGCATGGAATTTTCCGGGCTCCGGCAGGCTGTCCCGAGGTCCCATATATGCCGTAGGCCCGACACGCAGCATCAGAAAACTTCCTGCCCCAAACACGTTCATCAGATACAAGGCCAGTCCGGCCAAAATCCAGAAAACCATATTCCATTCCTTCTTTATTGTGCGATTTGGAGGTAAGAAGAATAAGGAATAGCTACAATTCCTTAGGAGGGAATGATGGCGATACAAAATGAATTCGGTTTGACGCTCAGAGGGATCCGAAATGCGTTGGGCTTGAGCCAACTCGCACTTGCACACCGCCTTGGCAGCACCCAGCGACACATCTCTTTTCTCGAAACCGGCCGATCGCGCGCCACACCAGAGTTTTTGCAACGTATTGCCGTTGAGTTAAACCTCTCAACAGCGCAGCGCAGCGCGTTGTTTGAGGCCTCGGGCTTGCGCAACCCATTTCCCGAACGCCAGCTTACAGATACCGAGATCACGCAAGCCCTGGACACGATTGAGCGACGCATTCTGCAAAACTGGCCCTTTCCGGCCTTTGCATTGGATAAAGATTGGACAATCCTGCGGGCCAATCCAAGCGCTACCGCGATGTTTGCGATGTTCGGGATCGATTTGTCGCAAGCAAACCAAAGCCTCCTGACCATGGTTTTATCGCCGGGTTTCCGGACCGCTATTCTAAATTGGGAAGAGGTCAGTCCGGGCTTTTACTTTCGTCTTATGGCAGCGGCGGAACGCGATAGGACGGTCCGTGTTGCATTTGAAGCCGCGCGTGCGTCGGGCCTGTTTGACGATGTGCCGCGCCACATCACGGGTGGCAGTTCAAACCCTGTGATGAGCTGTGCAGAGATGGGTCTCCCTGATGGCACCCGTCTCAGAATGACGCCGTTTATCGGATCGCTTTCCACGCTGCAGGACGTGCGTCTAGAACGGATTGAAATCGAGCTGATGGTTCCGCTTGATGATGTGACAGAAACTAAACTCACGTCCATGTTTGCTTGACATCGCAAATGGGCACATTTGGCGCTTAGGACCGCGCATCTTCAACAAAAAGGGCGCCCGATTGGGCACCCTTCTGGTCTCATATGTGTCTATCTCACTCGATGATTTTCGACACGACGCCGGCGCCGACGGTGCGGCCGCCTTCGCGGATGGCGAAGCGCAGGCCGTTTTCCATGGCGATGGGCGCGATCAGTTCCACGTTGAACTTCAGGTTGTCGCCCGGCATCACCATCTCGGTGCCCGAGGGAAGCTCAACCGTGCCAGTGACGTCCGTTGTACGGAAGTAGAACTGCGGACGGTAGTTGGCGAAGAACGGCGTGTGACGCCCGCCCTCATCCTTGGTCAGGATATAGGCTTCGGCTTCGAACTTGGTGTGCGGTGTCACCGAGCCCGGCTTACACAGAACCTGACCCCGCTCAACACCTTCACGGTCCACACCGCGCAGAAGTGCGCCAATGTTGTCGCCCGCTTCACCACGGTCGAGAAGTTTGCGGAACATCTCAACGCCGGTGCAGGTCGTCTTGGTGGTGTCGCGGATGCCGACAATCTCAATCTCATCACCCACATTGATCACACCGCGCTCCACACGGCCGGTCACAACCGTGCCGCGGCCCGAGATCGAGAACACGTCCTCAATCGGCATCAGGAACGGCTGATCCACAGCCCGCGCAGGCGTCGGGATATACTCATCCACAGCCGCCATCAGCTCAGAGATCTTTTCGGACCCGATGTTGTCGTCGCGACCTTCCAGAGCGGCAAGAGCCGAACCAGCAATGATCGGAATGTCGTCGCCAGGATACTCATACGAGCTCAGAAGCTCGCGGATTTCCATTTCCACCAGTTCCAGAAGCTCTTCGTCGTCGACCTGGTCCACCTTGTTCATGAAGACAACCATGTAGGGGATGCCAACCTGACGGCCCAGAAGGATGTGCTCGCGCGTCTGGGGCATCGGGCCGTCGGCCGCGTTCACAACCAGGATCGCGCCGTCCATCTGCGCCGCACCGGTGATCATGTTCTTGACGTAGTCCGCGTGGCCGGGGCAGTCGACATGCGCGTAGTGACGGTTCTCCGTCTCATACTCAACATGCGCCGTCGAAATGGTGATCCCCCGCGCCTTCTCTTCCGGCGCGCCGTCAATCTCGTCATAGGCTTTAAAATCGCCAAACTGCTTCGTGATCGCAGCTGTCAGCGTCGTCTTACCATGATCAACATGGCCAATCGTGCCAATGTTCACATGCGGCTTCGTGCGGTCAAACTTTTCCTTTGCCATCTCTCTTAGGCGCCCTATCCGTTTGGGGGGCCAGAAACGGCCCGTTTTCTACTCCGCGCGCATCTATTGTGTCACGGCGGGAAAATCAAGCGGTTCGTGATCTTGTGGGGAGTCTGAGCATTCTGAAAGCCCAAGTTTTTTGGATGCGGAGCCTATTCCACAGCCTCAGAGGCATCCGCAGCTTCGATGTCACTGGATGGGTCGGCATTTTCAACCGCAGTTTCAGCCGCCTTCTGCGCCTCGCTCTTCTCGGCCTCTTCGCCCGCGAGCCATCGCTCTATCAGCCTGCCCTGCGGTTTCTCTTTGGCCGGCACACCATCATCTTCAAACCACCCTTCCTGATTATTTTGCTCGACCAGCCAATTTTGGATCAATTTAGAGGCATTTTGCGTCAGGTTCTTCATCTGCGTCTCTTTGGACTGAGTCAAACCTGAGCTGATCAGTGTTTTCCCGGAGATAGACTCAACAATAGTAATGGTTTCCGGCTTTTCATTGAGCTTGGTTTCTTTTTCGTCATCCCAAGCCGTCACCTTGAGAATCAACGCTGATTTCGGCGCAGCTACAAGCGGAATACCAGGAATGGCAAGCACGTAGCCCTCGACACTGATACCCAAATGGTACAGCCGTGTGCCCTCATAGCGACCAAAGCGTTCATCAATCGCAAGCTTCATGGCGTCGGTCCATTCTTCCTTCGTGGCCTCACGAGAGACTGGACCTTTGGTAAGGTTCGGCGCGACAACAACATTGTGCCCCAAGTGGAAGTTGCCCAGATAAGCCGGCTTCTTCTCCAGGTCTTTGACGTTTGTGCACGCGGCAAACGCCAAGCTCATAAACATCAGCATTACTCCGCGCAGCATCGCTTGCGTCCCCTTCCCAAGAAAACCTCTCTTGTGTGGTTACCCTAGGGACCGGCCTCGTGCAATCGAGGGCCTTTCGTCGCAGCGCCCGGAATTGCCGGAAAGTCACGGTCGACCTATATTGAGAGGCAGACAAGGGAGAGGGTCTGATGTCCGACAAAACTCCGGTCAAAGTGTCTTTGGTCACCGAGCCTCTGGGCATTCTCGGCAGCCTGAACGCCGCGCGTCGCAATGTGCTGAGCATCATTCCGGAGATCGCCACACGTCAGCCCATGGTATCGGGCCGTACGGGCAAGCGCTGGCACATGGTTATGGACCCCGGCGCGTTGCGCGAAATGCTTCTGGAACGTCTAGACATCTATCCAAAGTCGCTGGTCACTAAAAACCTGCTCAAACCGGCTATCGGCGACTCGCTTTTCATCGCTGAAGGCGCGCATTGGCGGTGGCAGCGACGCACTGCGGCCCCGGTGTTTTCACATCGAAATGTGATAAATCTTGCACCGATCATGACCGCCGCCGCAGAACGCAGCGCCGAACGCATTGCCGCCGCTGGCGACCGCGCGGTGGATGTGGCCGAAGACATGGTGCGCACCACATTTGACGTCATCGCCGAGGTTACTTTTTCCGGCGATGGCATGTTTGACTCAGATGCCGTGCATCGCGGGATCGACAACTACATCGCGGAAGCAGGCAAGATTTCCCTGCTCGATGTTCTGGGTGCGCCCGATTGGGTGCCAAGACCTGGGCGGCTTTTGTTCTCACGCGGTGCCGTGTCCGAGATGAAAACCGTGGCCGATCAAGCCATTGAAGCACGTCGTCAAAGAGGCCCGGATGGCGTGCCGGACTTGCTGGACCTGCTGTTGGAGGGTGAAGATCCCGAAACCAAACGGCAGATGAACACAGCCGAGTTACGCGACAACCTGTTGACCTTTATCGTGGCAGGCCATGAAACAACTGCGCTGACATTGGGCTGGTCGCTTTACCTCAGCGCCATTGACCAGGAGGTCCAGAAGCGCGCGCGTGCCGAAGTGCATCGCGTTTGTGGCGACAGACCCGTGACAGGCGACGATGTCGCCAACCTGCCTTTCGTGCGGCAAATCATTGATGAGGCCCTGCGGCTTTATCCACCTGCAGGCATGGTGTCGCGCACAGCCATGGCCGATGACACCCTGTGTGGGCGCGAGATCCGCAAAGGCGACACGGTTATTGTCCCGATTTATGCCCTGCATCGGCATCATATGCTCTGGGAGGATCCGGATGCGTTCCGCCCGGATCGCTTCGCAGATCGTAAATCGGTCGAGCGGTATGCCTACCTGCCCTTCGGAGATGGGCCACGTATCTGTATTGGGGCAAGCTTTGCCATTCAGGAGGCCGTGATCATTCTCGGCACGCTGTTAAGTCGGTTTCAGTTTACACCTGTGGCAGGCCGCGATCCTGATCCAGTGATGATCTTGACCTTGCGCCCCGAAGGTGGCGTGTGGCTGGAGGCCAAACCGCTGGGGCCGTTTCGCCCTGCAAGCGCGGCCTGAAAAGATAAAGCGGCCGATATCACCGACCGCTTTTCATGTGTTTCGCCTGTGGCCTTACGCGCCGATGATACCGGGCCAATTCGCCTCGCCCTTGGCAATAAAGCCTGGGACATCCTTGAGCCAACGGTTGCGGATGCGATTGTTGTAATTCAGGTAAAGCTTGCCGTTGACAACTGACCAGGCGTTCCGGTCTCCATGGGCAGTGTAGCCCTGCGACACGGCCCAAGAGCAGTAGCCGCCGAATTGAGGCGCGTATTTTTCCGGATTTGCCTGAAATGCGGCGAGGTTCTCGGCATTGGCAAAGCGCCAATGCATGCCGTTCCATTCTGTGCTGTGCTCAGACACGCCTTTGACGCCTTTGGCGGACTCATCAAGCGAGAAATAGGCCACAACATCCGCCCCGTCAGCCGCATAGCCGCTGCCGCTGTCATACCAGCGTGGCTCTTTGGCAAACGCGGGTCGTGCAACCAGCACCGCGGTTGCCCCTATCAGGATGGCACGTCTTGAAAGCGTCATGGGCGGTCTCCTCCTGCGATTTCCGCAAAAGTAAGCACAATTCGACTGGGATCAAATCACAGTTTCGTAAATCGATTGTCACGAGGAAAACCGCGCGGGGCCATGCGGCCTGCGCTGGCACGTTTGCCTATCCATTCGGCAAGCTCGGTCTCGGTGCGCGTACGACCGGCAGGATCAAGCCAGCTTAGCCCTTCCGCCAAAGTGAACGTTGTGGCGTCGCTTAAACCGCCATCCTTGTATTTCTGAAGCCGCACACCCTTGCCGCGCCCCATTTCCGGCAACTCGTCCAGTGGGAAGACCAGCACCTTGCGGTTTTCGCCAACACAGGCCAAGTGATCGCCCTCAACCGTACGACAGACCTGTGCACGCACATCGTTCTTGACGTTGAGCACCTGTTTGCCACTGCGGGTTTGGGCCACAACCTCATCTTCGGGAACCAGAAATCCGTCGCCAGCACTGGACGCCACCAGCAATTTGCGTCCGGGGCTATGGATCAGAATGGCGACAATATCCGCTTCATTTGGCAAGTCGACCATCAGGCGCAGCGGCTCTCCCATCCCGCGTCCTCCGGGCAGATTGGCCGCTGAAAGGGTATAGAACCGTCCATTTGTGCCAAATACCAGCAGTCGGTCGGTTGTCTCGGCATGAAAGGTGAACCGCCCTTCATCGCCATCCTTGAACTTCAATTCGCGATCCAAGTCGATATGGCCCGACATCGTCCGGATCCAGCCCATTTTCGAGCACACAACCGTGATCGGTTCCTTGTCGATCATCGCCTCAAGCGGCACCTCTTCGACATCACCGGCCTCGGCAAACTGTGTGCGACGTGCGCCGCCTTCGTAGTCTTTGCCAAACTTGGTTTTGACGTCTCTGAGCTGATCCGAAATCGCCGACCATTGAAGTTTTTCGCTTTCCAGAAGGTCTTCCAAACCGGCGCGTTCTTCCATCAACTCGCCCTGTTCGCGCAACAGCTCCATTTCCTCAAGGCGCCGCAAGCTGCGCAGGCGCATATTGAGAATGGCCTCGGCCTGCACATCGCTCAACTCACCTTCGCCCGGAGGCGGCGGAACATAATCAGCCTCATCGCTCGCCCGGACGTGATCCTTGGACCA
This DNA window, taken from Roseovarius sp. S88, encodes the following:
- a CDS encoding cytochrome P450, whose amino-acid sequence is MSDKTPVKVSLVTEPLGILGSLNAARRNVLSIIPEIATRQPMVSGRTGKRWHMVMDPGALREMLLERLDIYPKSLVTKNLLKPAIGDSLFIAEGAHWRWQRRTAAPVFSHRNVINLAPIMTAAAERSAERIAAAGDRAVDVAEDMVRTTFDVIAEVTFSGDGMFDSDAVHRGIDNYIAEAGKISLLDVLGAPDWVPRPGRLLFSRGAVSEMKTVADQAIEARRQRGPDGVPDLLDLLLEGEDPETKRQMNTAELRDNLLTFIVAGHETTALTLGWSLYLSAIDQEVQKRARAEVHRVCGDRPVTGDDVANLPFVRQIIDEALRLYPPAGMVSRTAMADDTLCGREIRKGDTVIVPIYALHRHHMLWEDPDAFRPDRFADRKSVERYAYLPFGDGPRICIGASFAIQEAVIILGTLLSRFQFTPVAGRDPDPVMILTLRPEGGVWLEAKPLGPFRPASAA
- a CDS encoding YHS domain-containing (seleno)protein, whose protein sequence is MTLSRRAILIGATAVLVARPAFAKEPRWYDSGSGYAADGADVVAYFSLDESAKGVKGVSEHSTEWNGMHWRFANAENLAAFQANPEKYAPQFGGYCSWAVSQGYTAHGDRNAWSVVNGKLYLNYNNRIRNRWLKDVPGFIAKGEANWPGIIGA
- the tuf gene encoding elongation factor Tu, which gives rise to MAKEKFDRTKPHVNIGTIGHVDHGKTTLTAAITKQFGDFKAYDEIDGAPEEKARGITISTAHVEYETENRHYAHVDCPGHADYVKNMITGAAQMDGAILVVNAADGPMPQTREHILLGRQVGIPYMVVFMNKVDQVDDEELLELVEMEIRELLSSYEYPGDDIPIIAGSALAALEGRDDNIGSEKISELMAAVDEYIPTPARAVDQPFLMPIEDVFSISGRGTVVTGRVERGVINVGDEIEIVGIRDTTKTTCTGVEMFRKLLDRGEAGDNIGALLRGVDREGVERGQVLCKPGSVTPHTKFEAEAYILTKDEGGRHTPFFANYRPQFYFRTTDVTGTVELPSGTEMVMPGDNLKFNVELIAPIAMENGLRFAIREGGRTVGAGVVSKIIE
- a CDS encoding helix-turn-helix domain-containing protein, which translates into the protein MAIQNEFGLTLRGIRNALGLSQLALAHRLGSTQRHISFLETGRSRATPEFLQRIAVELNLSTAQRSALFEASGLRNPFPERQLTDTEITQALDTIERRILQNWPFPAFALDKDWTILRANPSATAMFAMFGIDLSQANQSLLTMVLSPGFRTAILNWEEVSPGFYFRLMAAAERDRTVRVAFEAARASGLFDDVPRHITGGSSNPVMSCAEMGLPDGTRLRMTPFIGSLSTLQDVRLERIEIELMVPLDDVTETKLTSMFA
- a CDS encoding DUF3179 domain-containing (seleno)protein translates to MATAFGSTPRLLILASLMMLFALWSTAVRAEQPAALPDYGVEQFGQPPAIPDGDLSADLKAAAKMAFVDSIEGSTWGTDQEVALRTLAASKDPRLAWPISDLMRFAPGQALNVQLANAAATLLEIDMPTENHWGVITDHLIAWDVPAPPNYLSAKRAIFTGIIPGWDKIFVEGDIDWRMVSWGGVLIDDRAYDATDEQCNCIPAADNPEISSAAEATWLKDSDIVFGVVVNGEARAYPRRIMEVREMVNDTLGGRDLGIPYCTLCGAAQAYFTDEVPDGVERPILRTSGLLIRSNKVMYDVRTHSVFDTFLGHAVTGPLAKKGVKLEQAGVVTSDWGTWKKAHPETTVLVEELALGRDFDFRNGRDANGPIFPVGDVDPRLPVHEDVIGIVTASGKPVAFQRSKAMVALQGGQDITVENVHLTLDGGGIKAVDANGADLGSHQAFWFAWSQFHPETALWNG
- the rplA gene encoding 50S ribosomal protein L1 encodes the protein MAKLGKRTKAAREAFAGKENVTIEEAVALVKGNANAKFDETVEIAVNLGVDPRHADQMVRGVVGLPNGTGKDVRVAVFARGPKAEEAQAAGADIVGAEDLMETVQGGTIEFDRCIATPDMMPIVGRLGKVLGPRNLMPNPKVGTVTMDVADAVKAAKGGEVQFKAEKAGVVHAGIGKASFDEGKLVENVRAFVEAVQKAKPSGAKGAYMKKIALSSTMGPGVSIDVAGALGE
- a CDS encoding MAPEG family protein, with translation MVFWILAGLALYLMNVFGAGSFLMLRVGPTAYMGPRDSLPEPGKFHARALKSAKNFSESLPVFVVLGLLALILGGVDLELAEQGAMLFVLARLAYIAAYVAGVPYIRSVIFTAGFVGLGMMAFAVI
- the nusG gene encoding transcription termination/antitermination protein NusG, whose protein sequence is MAKRWYSVSVLSNFEKKIAEQIRQSVADQGLEDEIDEVLVPTEEVIEVRRGKKVTTERRFMPGYVLVHMEMSDQGYHLVNSINKVTGFLGPQGRPMPMRDAEVQGILGRVEEGAEAPKLLISFEVGEKVKVNDGPFEDFDGMVEEVDEDNQRLKVTVSIFGRETPVELEYTQVTKQT
- the secE gene encoding preprotein translocase subunit SecE, yielding MAITNPLQFIQQVRAEVAKVVWPTRREVLLTTIMVFIMAALTAVFFALVDLLIRSGLEGLLGLFG
- the rplK gene encoding 50S ribosomal protein L11 — translated: MAKKLAGTMKLQVPAGQANPSPPVGPALGQRGINIMEFCKAFNAKTQDMEPGAPCPTVITYYQDKSFEMDIKTPPASYYLKKAAKLKSGANTPGRETVASVSAKQLREIAEAKWKDLNANDVEAAMKIIAGSARSMGIEVK